Genomic DNA from Streptomyces venezuelae:
GACAGCGGGGGCGCCGGGTGGACGTCGAGGGCCGGGTGGCGGTCCAGGGCGTCGAAGACGTGCCGGGCCAGATCCCTGATGAGGACCTCCTCCTGGTCGTTGCCGACGTTGACCAGCAACGGCTCCTTGGTGGGCAGCGCGGTCAGCGCGACGATGGCGTCGACCGCGTCGTCGACGTAGCAGAACGCGCGCGTCTGATCGGCGCCGTAGATCTCGAAGGGGTCGGCGCCGCCGAGGAGCCGCTCCACGAACTGCGGGATCACGTGGTCGTACCCCATGCGCGGCCCGTAGACGTTGTGGAAGCGGACCATGCGCAGTGCGAAGCCGTGGGTGCGCGCGTACGTGCGGCACAGCAGCTCGCCGGTGATCTTGCTGAAGCCGTACGAGGAGCGGGGCACCGTCAGGTCGGGGACCATCAGCGGCACGTCCTCGTCCGTGGGGACGGACGCGACGCCGGCCTCGACGCTGCCCGCGTAGGCCTCGCTGGACGAGGCGAAGCAGAGGGTGGCGCCGGTCAGGCCCGAGAACCAGTCGAGGAGGTGGACGGTGGTGAGCAGGTTGGTGCGCAGCACCCGTCGCGGGTTGTCGTTGGACTCGGCGACGCCGACGACGGCGGCCAGGTGGTAGACCTCGGCGTAGTCGTCCCCGAGCAGTCCGTCGGGAATCGGCGTGGTCAGGTCGTGCTCGACGAGTTCGACGGAGCCGAGGAGTTCGGCGAGTTCCGCGTCGGAGCGGCCCCTGCTGAAGTCGTCGAGCAGGGTCACGTCGCAGCTGGCGGCGAGACGGCGGGCCAGGTGCAGGCCGATGAAGCCGGCTCCTCCGGTGATCAGGATCTTCTTACGCACGGCCGAGCCTCATCGCCTTCGTCGAGGACGGGAGGACCCGCCAGGTGTCGTAGACCAGCGCCGGTTCCGCCATGCGCGCCACCAGGTCGGCGGCGTCGACGTCTCCATAGCGCACGTGGTCGTTCAAGAGAATCGCCGCGTGGGCTCCGGTGAAGCCCTCGGTGAGGTCGACGGGCCGGACGCCGAGCGACTCGATGCGGGCCGCCGGCACCACGAAGTCGTGGCCGACGATCTCCTTGACCCGCCCCTGGAGGAACGGCAGCAGCCGTTCGTAGGGGGCTCCGCGCAGGTCGTCGGTCTCGGGGCGGCCCTTGTAGGCGAAGCCGGAGATCAGGATCCTGGCGTCGGCCGGGTCGACGCCCTGTTCCGACAGCGCGGCCAGGACGCGTTCGCCGACCCTGCGCGGCATGGACTCGTTGAGGGTGCGGGCGGCGGTGATCACCTGCGGGACGTGGTCGTACGCCGCGACCGAGTGCGCGAGCAGGTACGGGTCCTTGGTGAGGCAACTGCCGCCCACGAAGCCCGGCTTGTGCAGGTTGGGCCGCGGATAGTCGAGGTTGGCGGAGTCGATGACCTCGCGCGCGTCCAGGCCCAGTTTCTCGGTGATGAGGGCGACCTCGTTGCCGAAGCCGTAGATCAGGTCGGTGTGGCAGTTGCACACCAGCTTGACGAGCTCGGCGGCCTCCAGCGAGGAGACGGGCACGACCTGGTCGGAGAGCGTGCCGAAGAACTCGGCGGCCCGCTTGCCCGCCTCGTCGCTCAGACCGCCGACGATCTGCGGCAGGGAGAGGAGCTCCGCCAGCGCCTGGCCCTGGATGGTGCGCTCCGGGCAGTACGCGATCAGCGGTTCGGGGACCCGCTCGCTCAGGATGGGCAGCACCAGGCTCCGTGACGTGCCCACCGGCACCGTGCTGCGCACGATGACGAGGGTCGTCTCGTCGATGCCGCCCGCGATGGCCTCGGTGGCGGCCCGCAGATGGCTGAGGTCGGGTGTGGTGCCGCCGGTCTCGATGGGTGTGCCGACGCAGATGATGACGACCGGCGGCAGCTTCCGGCCGCGCACGTCGGTGGTGACACCGAAGGCACCGCTCGCGGCCGCGCCCCTGATCTCCTCCTCGACGCCGGGCTCGGCCAGTTCGAGTACGCCCCGGGCGAGTTCGGCCGCCACCTTGGGGTTGGTCTCGTAGCCGAGCACGCTTCTGCCGGTGGTCAGCAGTGCGGCGGTAAGGGTGACGCCGACGTAGCCCTGCCCGACGACGCACACGTCGTAGTCCTCGTACGGCCTGGTCGATGGCATTGACATAGCTCCCTGGAGGTGGCGTTCATGCGGTCGCGTACTGATGTGTTCAGGAGTCCCGGGGCGGCTTGCCGAGAAGGTGCACGACGCCGTCGACCAGGTGCCGGAACAGGCTCTCCCCCAGCTCCGCGGAGGCACCGACGGCGGACGACAGCACCCCTTGGTTCGAGATCGCGTCCACGTCGACGGGGTGCCGGTACACCCCCGCGGGCGGCGGCGCGTCGTGACCGGGGCGTTCCGCGCGGACGGTGTCGGGGCGGAGGTACATCATCAGGCTCGTCTCGGTCAGGCCCGCGTGCTCCGCGTGCCAGCCCGGGAAGTGCGGGATGTGCTCGTCGAGCCACTCCTCGGTGACCAGGCTCCACCAGCTGAAGGCGAGCACCTCGGTGTCCGGGAACAGGGTGGCCTGGGCGCAGTCGTCGATGGCCTCGAAGAGCAGGCCCTCGTTCTCGTAGTGCCCGTTGATGACGACGAGGCGGGCGGGTCCGAGGCGGGCGAGGGACGTCAGGCAGTCCGTGAGGTAGTCGATGAACGTGCTGCCGCCGATGTGCACGGTGCCCGGGAAGTGCAGGCCGCCGCCGCTCTGCGGCAGCGACCTCGCCGAGAACGGCTGGCCGGGCAGCAGCAGACCGCCGGCCTCCGCGACCACCTGCCGGGCCAGGGCGTCCGGGATGTCCATGTCGACGGAGAGCGGCAGGTGGGGGCCGTGCTGTTCGAGGCCGCCCACCGGCCACACGAGTGTGGCGCCGTCCATGGCCTGTCGGACCTGCGCGCTGGTCAGGTCGCCGTAGCGCGGCACGTCCGTGGCGCGTTGCCGTATCGCGTTCACCTCATGCCCCCTTGATGCTCCGTCCCACCAGGTCCGCGACCGTGCCCCCGTGCGAGGCGAGCCAGTCGTCGAAGCCCTGGCGGATGGCGCGGAGCGTGGCGTGCATGTTCTTGTGCAGCACCGTGTAGACCTGCACGGCGTCGGCGCCGACGCTGAGGTACTCCGCGACGTCCACGGCGTCGTTGACGCCGCCGCTCGCCATGACGGGCACGGTCAGGCCGTCGCGGCGCAGGCCGTAGATCTCGGCGAGCACCAGTGGTTTGATGCCGGGCCCGGAGTAGCCGAACGCGCCGCCCAGGCGCACCTCCCCGGTGTCCGCGTCGACGGCGAGGCCGGAGATGGTGTCGCTGAGGGTGAGTGCGTCCGCGCCGGAGGCCGTGGCGGCGTCGACGCGTTCCCGCACCCGCTCCCCGATGGCCAGCTTGACGCTGATCGGCACCGGGGTGCGGCTGCGCACCGCCTCCGTGTACGCGGCGACGCGCTCGGGAGTGTCCTCCAGGCCGCCGTCCTCCTCGTTCAGGCACGAGATGCCGAGTTCGAGTGCGGTGCTGCCCGCCTCGGTCACGCGCTCGGCCAGGTCGGCGAGTTCGGCCGGCGAGTCCGCGTGCACGGATGTGATCACCGGCAGGTCGTCGTCGGCGAACCGGCGCAGCATCGCGCACCAGTCGTCCACCGAACGGCGGGAGTAGGTGGTGCTGTTGAGCATGCCGGTGGGCAGCCGGAGCAGGCGTTCGTTGCCGGGCGGTCCGGGGTTGGGGTGGATGGTCTTGGTGACCACGGCCCCCGCGCCGCCGTCGAGCAGTCGCCGGATGTTGCGTTCCTGGTCGGTCAGCAGGCCGGAGCCCACGACGACCGGGGACTTCAGGCGCAGGCCGAGGATCTCCACCGGGGCCGCGGTGGCGGCGGCCCCGGGCGCCTCGGCTCCATTCGCTCCGTCCTCGGCTGCCGTCACGGCGCCATCACTGCTTCCTGGCCCAGCTTTTCGAGCAGCCGGAGCAGTTCGACGGGGTTGGCCCGCGCCTCCTCCAGGTCGAAGACGGTGACGTCGGCGACGGACGGAAGCCCGCGCAGCAGGTGGCTGGCGTTGGCCGCCATCGGCATCGGGGTGACGACGACGATGGGCTTGTCCAGGGCGGAGGCCCAGCCGAGTTCGACGTGGGTGCCGTCGGTGCGCATCAGTTCACCGGCGGCGTCCACGGGCAGCACCGGTACGAACACGTCGCAGCGGCGCATCCAGCCGATGTCGCGGACGCTGACCTGGTCCGGCGAGAACAGGGGCGTGTCGACGCCGAACTTCTCGGCCACGTGGGCGGAGAAGACGGTGCCGTGCGCGGCGGTGACGGCTTCGATGATGTCGCCGATCGCGTGCTGCAACGGCTGGTGGAAGCCGTCGTCACGGATCGCGTGCTGGATGGGGCCGCCGACGAACACCTTGACTCCCGTCAGGTCGATGCCGTCCGTACCGTCGACGCGGACCACCGTGCTGTCACTCATGACGTCTCCCGATCTGCTTGGCGAGGGCGAAGGCGAAGCGCGCTGTGGTGCACCTTGAGCTGTGTGTACTCGTTCAGACCCCAGGCGCCGTACTCGACGCCGATCCCGGAGTGCCGGTGGCCGCCGAACGGCACGTCGTGCCGCAGGGCGCCGTGCGTGTTGATCCACACGGTTCCGCACTGAGGTCGCCCGGCCAGTTCCCGCGCCCGTTCCTCGTCGCCCCACAGGGAGCAGCCGAGCCCGTACGTCGAGGCGTTGACCTGTGCGAAGACCTGGTCCACGTCGTCGTACGGGATGACGGGGATCACCGGGCCGAACTGTTCCTCCTCTTCGAGGCGGCTGCCGGGCGGCAGGTCGGTGACGACGGTGGGGGGATAGAAGTGGCCCGGTCCGTCGAGTGGCCCGCCGCCGGCCAGGACGTCGGCTCCCGCCGCCACGGCGTCGTCCACCAGGCCCGCGACGTGGTGCAGTTGGGCGCGGCTGACGAGCGGGCCGTATTCGGTGGCCGGATCGAGCCCGTCACCCACGATGGCGGTGCGCGCCTTCTCCGCCAGGGCTTCGGCGAGCCTGCGGTACGTCGCTCGGGGCGCGTAGACGCGCTTGACCGCGGCGCAGAACTGGCCGCTGTTGGTCATGGCCGCGGCGAACAGGTCCGGTGCGACGGACAGGACGTCGGTGCCGGGCAGGACGACGGCCGGGTCGTTGCCGCCGAGTTCGAGCACGACCCGTTTCAGGTCGGCCGCGGCCTGCCGGGCGATGGCGCGGCCCGCGCCGACCGATCCGGTGAAGGACACGAGCCGGACCGCCGGGTGGACGGTCAGGCGGGCGCCGAGCTCGACGTCGCCGTCCACGACCGCGAAGGTGCCGGCGGGCAGGACGTCGCCGAGGATCCGGCCCATCATCAGGCTGGACAGCGGGGTGTCCGGGGACGGCTTGAGCACCACGGTGTTGCCGGCGAGGAGGGCGGGGGCGATCTTGCAGACGGCGAGCAGGACGGGGTAGTTCGAGGGGGCGATCGCCGCGACCACGCCGTGGGGCACGCGCTCCAGGTCGATCCGGGCGTCGGTCTCGTCGACGAGCCGCTCCTGCGTGAGCCCCAGCTCCGCGGTGCGGGCGAACCAGTCGGCGGCCAGGCGGACTTCGGCCCTGGCGTGTTTCAGGGGCTTGCCCTGTTCCCTGGTGAGCAGTTCGGCCATCGGGTCCACGGCACCGAGCAGGGCGCGGTGACAGGAGTGGAGCCACTCGCGGCGTTCCGCCAGGGGGGTGGCCGCCCAGCCGGGGAAGGCGCGGGCCGCGTCGTCCAGCACGTCGTCGAGCCGTTCGGGCGTGCATCCCGGGGTTTCGGCGAACACCTTGCCGAGTGCCGGGTTCTCCACCGGGTTCGGCCCGTAGCGCACGGAGCCGGGGGCGCCCGGGGGGAGCCCGGCGCGGGGGGAGGCGAGTTGATCAACAGATGAGGACATGGGTTCCCGTCACGAGGGGGTCGCGTAGGGGCGGTTGTCGACTGTCGACTGCTGAGAGGCGCGGGGCCGCGGGGAGGGAGGAAGAGGGAGGGCGCGGTGCGAGCGGCGGAGCGGTGGGAGGGGGTGTGTCCCGCTGTCGGGACTCCGCGTCTCCCGTGACCTGCCGTGCTCGAACCGGGCGGCCCGTGGAACAGTCTTGCCGGGTCCCCGGTGATCGAACACCCCCACTTTGGGCTAGGGTCATCCGGCTACTCCGAAAGCCCGGTCCGATGCACATGGCCGACGCGCTGACCTGCTGGGATCATCCTGCGCACGGGGGTCGCCGGTCCGCGTCCGGGCATGCCGCGGCGCCGGCCGTCGGCAGGCGGAAGCCGGACGGTCGGCGCGCGTCGGAGCGGGCCCCTGGCCCTTACGACTCTGTGGCCGCGCCCCTCCCCGCGCCGCCCACCGCGGCGGCGGGACCGTGCTCTCCCCCGGCGTCCTCGACGTACTCGACGAGCAGGCGCTCGATGTCGTGGAGGAACGCGTGGACCTCGGACGGGGTGAGCGCCCGGTGGTCGGCGTTGAGGACCACGCGGATCCAGCCGGGAACCTCGTCGTCGACCACGACGAAGAAGGTCTCGCCCTCCTCGAACTCGTCCGGAGCGACGACGGTGTCGGCCATGGCGGCCCGCGGGCTCTCGCCGGACACGGCACCGTCGCCGTCGGCCGTGTCGGGCAGGGGCTGTTCCTCCCGGATGTCGTTGAAGCAGTACGAGAGGTCCACTGGTACGCCGGGTCCGCGGGCGTCGGCGATCAGACGCGCGATGTCGTCGGGGTCGTAGAGGCCGTTCGCGTAGGCGGCGGTGCACGCGGCGAGGGCGCGGCGTGCGACGTCCTCGGCGCGGTCGCCGTCCAGGGCGATGGTCACCGGCACCTCCGTGTGGAGGTTGGCGACGGTGCCGCGCACATCGGGGTCCGACCGGTTGGCGGTGAGCAGGCGCAGGGTGCACGACGGCGATCCGGCCCGGCGTCCGAGGAGCCGGGCGACGACGGTCAGCAGCACGACGGACGTGCTCACCCGCCAGCGCCGGGCCAGGACCGGCACCGCGAGCGCCACGGCACGGGAGCTCATGCCGGCGCTGTACCGGACCGGGGCCGCGGGGCCGCCGCGGTCCGGGAACAGGGTCGCGGGCGCGCGGTCGAGCTGCCGTTGCCAGTAGGTGCGTGACCGCGCCTGCAGGGCACGGCCGCGCGGGGACTGCTCCAGCTGTGCCTGCTCGACGGGCTGCCGTGCCGGTGCGGCGGGTGGCAGGGGGCGGCCGGCCGCCCGCGCGTCGAGCAGCCGGGTCAGCTCGTCGGCGAGGAGCCGCACCGAGGTGAGGTCCACCGAGAGGTGGGACACACAGAACGCGGCGAGCACGGGAACGCCGTCGACGACGGTCACCATGAACCGGATGAGCGGGGCCCGTGCGGGGTCGAAGGGGGTGTGCCGCATCCTTCGCTCCCAGGCCCGGCGCACACCGTCGGGGTCTTCGTGTGGGGCGAGCGTCCACACCTCGGCCTCGAACTCGGCGGCATCCACGACGTGTTGGACGAGGGAGCCATCGGCGTCCCGGTGGAAGGCCGTGCGCAGCGACTCGTGGCGTACGACCAGTTCGCCGCAGACGTCGAGCAGGTCCTGTGCGGTGCCGTGGCCGGGCAGCGCCACCCAGTAGCACACGTCGTAGAAGGAGGCGTCGGGCAGCTGCCGCTGCATCAGATTCCAGAGGTGCCGCTGGGCGCAGGTCGCCGGCGCGGTGACCGACCGTCGTCCAGCGAAGGGGATGCGGTGCCGGACGAATTCGGCCACGGCTCGGTCCTTTCCAGCACGATGAGGTGGGTGGGGACGCGCCGATTCACCGTAACGCCGGGTTCGCGCGAGCGGCACCCGCGCTTTCGGGGCTGACCGTTCGGTCACCGTCCACCCGCTCGGGCTGCCCGATACGGCGCACCGAACGGGCGCCCGGTGGGGGCTTCCCACACCATTCGGGCACCACGAGTATCGGGGGCATGCGAGTTAACCGACGCGTCGCGCCGCACGGCATGCGGATTTCCGGATTTTCGGAAAGGCCGTCACACGCGACGTAGAGACTTACGGACGCACTCGACGCAGAGACTTCCGAAAAGGAAGCGTCCCTGTCCGCCCGGCGGGACGAACCCCGCGGTGCCGACAGCTCCGGCAGCGTGGGGCACCGGGCGGACAGGGATATGACGTGCCCTCAGGTGATGAGTCCGTTCTGTATGGCGGTGACCACCGCGGCCGTACGGTTGGGTGCGCCGAGCTTGAGGAGCAGGCTGGCGACGATGCGTTTGACGCCGTGGCTGGAGATGCCGAGGCGCCGGGCTATCTGTTTGTTGCTCAGCCCTTCGGCGAGCAGCGGCAGCACTTCGTTCTCACGGCCGGTGAGGTTGCCGACGCGCCGCCTGCGCTGCTGTTCCGGCTCCCGGACGCGCCGCAGAAGCGCCCGGGTGACCGAGGTGGGCATGGGCACCTCGCCGGCCACGATCCCTTGGAGCGCGTCCTCGACCGCGGTGGCGGTCAACTCGTTCTCGACCAGGAATCCGTCGGGTACCGAGGGACCCGCGAGTATTTCTTCGGGGACCTCGGTGGTGGTGAGCAGAAGGAGAATCTTCGGGCGGTGCCGTCGGGCGTCCACGAGCACGCCTCGATCCGGGCTGTAGTCCTTCTCGTGCAGGAACAGCACGTCCACTTGGTTGTTGCGTAAGGTTTCCTCCACCTCGCCCCAGTCGCCGCAGTGTCTGACGTCCCTGACCAGGGGCGCCGTCGACAGCGCGGCCCGCAGCCCGAGCTGCAGGAATCCGTTGCGCACGAGAGTGGTCACCACGAGCTGCTCTCCTGGGAACGGGGGGTGGCACAGCGCCTGACTCACTCGCATTCCTCCTCACTGTCGCCACGGTTCCCGCCGTATCCGACGTGGGGAGATGACGCCGCCCCGCGCCGTCCACCGGCAGGCCGCGGCCGGCTCACCACTGCACAGACCTGCAATAGGTACGCAGTTGCGAGCGCTTTTCAGCACTGGACACTCATCACAGTACCCAGACGTTTCAAGCGACTTCAACCATTCCACTTGACGCGACCCGTTCAGGCCGAGCGGCCCGAAAAAGACCTCGGCACACCACGCGTACGGTTGATTTAATTTTCAACTCGCGGGTATTCGCGCAGCCCGGATGCGGACTTTCCTTTCGGGGTGAAAACCAGTAGCTTCCATGCCACGGCACGCCCGCCTCGCCCACCGCCACCCCACAGGCGCGCCGGGTGATCCGTTCGCGCGGCCACCTACGGCGACACTCCCATTCCGGCCGGACCGAATTCACATTGGCGGCCGGAAAGGCCTGCGTGCCGCTCGCCCACAAATTCGCTAAGTGATGGCCGAAAACCATGCGTCGCTGTCTTTTCCGACCTCCGGACCTCCGGACGCCCGGACCTCCGGATCTCTCCGGACCCGGAGACGCTGCGGCCCTCGACCACGGACAAGGAGCGCCGATGACCGCCGAGACCATGGCGGGCGCCACGGCAGCCGACGACACCGACGACGACGCCGACCGGCGCAGCGTCCCCCGCTGGCTGCTCGCACAGATGCGGCCCTTCAGGCCGTACATCGCCCTGTTCCTGCTGGGCAGCCTCGCCTGGCAGTCGCTGACCGCGGCGATCCCGCTGGTCACCGGCCTTGCCTTCGACGCCGTCCTCGACCAGGACGACGGATCGCCCGACTTCGGCACGTTCCACGCCATCGCCGCCGGCCTGTTCGCGCTCGTGGTCGTCCGCGCGCTGGGCGGCATCATGTCCACGTACAGCCTGGAGTCCTTCGCCAGTGGGCTCGAGCGCAACGCGCGCGCCCAGGTCTTCGCCAGCCTGCTGCGCAAGAGCCAGGGCTACTTCAACCGGCGGCGCGTCGGCGACCTGTCCGCACGGGCCACCGGCGACGCGGAGTCGCTGAACCTGATGGTGTCACCAGGCTTCGACCTGGCCGTCGACCTCGCCCTGAACATCCTGATGCCGATCGTGTTCATCGCCCTGGTGGACCCGCGGCTGCTGGTCTCCCCCGTCGTCTTCGTCCTGCTGTTCGCGGTGGCGCTCGCCGAACACGGGCGTCGTCTGGAGCCCGTCTCCGACACGGCACGCGAGCGCTTCGGCGACATGACTGCCCAGGCGTCGGAGAGCATCGCCGGCATCGAGGTCGTGGGGTCGACCGGCGGTGCCGACCAGGAACGCGCCCGCTTCACCGATCTTGCCCGCGCGTACCGGGACGCCTCCGTACGCCAGATCCGCACCCAGGCACTCGCCCTGTCCCCGCTGCTGCTGACCCTCGCCACCGTCGGCGCCCTGGTGCACTCCGTCATCCTGCTGCGCGACGACTCCCTGAGCATCGGCGAACTCGTCGCCGTCCTGGGACTGATGGGCACCCTGCGCGCCCCCACCCAGCTGGCGTCCTTCAGCCTCGGGCTCATCTACCTCGGCATGGCGGGAGCGCAGCGCATCAAGGAGGTCGTCGACGACCCCGAGGGCGAGGACGAGCGGGGCGGCCGCCACACCGGACCCGTCGTCGGCGAAGTCGCCATGGAGAACGTCACGTTCGGCTACGAACCCGGCAAGCCGGTGCTGCGCGACGTGTCCTTCCGGGTCGCCCCCGGCACCACCGTGGCCATCGTCGGCGCCACGGGAAGCGGCAAGTCCACCCTCCTGCACCTGCTGAACCGCACCTACATCCCGGACGAAGGACGCGTCCTCGTCGACGGCGTCCCCACCACGGACTGGGACATCGGGGCGCTCCGCTCGCGCACCTCCGTCATCGAGCAGGACGTGATGCTCTTCTCCCGCTCCATCGCGGAGAACCTGAGCCTCGGTTCGGACAACGGGACCGACCGCTCCCGCATGGAGGACGCGGCCCGCATCGCGCAGGCACACGACTTCATCACGGCGGCCGAGAACGGCTACGACACCGTCATCGGCGAACGCGGCGTCACCCTCTCCGGAGGCCAGCGCCAACGCCTCGCCATCGCCCGCGCGTTGATCGCCGACCCGCGCATCCTCGCCGTGGACGACGCGACCAGTGCCGTCGACAGCGCCACCGAGTACGAGGTGCAGCGCGCCATGCGGCAGGCCTCGGACGGACGGACCACGTTCCTCGTCACCCCCAGGCTGTCCCGCATCCGGGCGGCCGACCACATCCTCGTCCTGGACGCCGGCCGGATCGTCGACCAGGGCAGCCACGAACAGCTCCTGCGGGACTGTTCCCTGTACCGCAGGATCTTCGCGCCCTATCTGAGCACGCCGGCACCCGGTGGCCCGGACTCCGCGGGCGCCAAGGAGGAGAGCCACTGATGGCGCATCTGCTGGAGGGCATCGACCCGGACGACTACGACCGCCGTTACGGCGACCGCGAGCTGGCCCGCCGTATCGCCCCGTACTTCCGCGGCAAGGGCCGGGCCGTGGTCTTCGTGACCCTCGCCGTGATCATCGCCGCCACGGCGGGCAGCGCCGTGCCGCTGCTCCTGGCGCGGACCGTCGACTCGGCCCTGAAGGACGACGGCGACGGCCGTCTCGCGTGGCTGGTCGCTGCCATGCTCGTCGCGGGCATCGCCGCCTGGCTGCTGAACCTCCTTCAGGAGCGCGCGGCCGGGACCATGGCCGGTGACGTCGTGCTCAAGCTGCGCGAGCGGGCGTTCGCGGCGGCCATGCGCCAGGACATGGCGTTCCACGACGCGCACCCGACCGGTGTAGTCGTCAGCCGCGTCACCAACGACACCCAGGCCTTCGCGACGCTGATCACCCTGATGCTGAGCCTGCTCGGCCAGGTACTGATGATCGTGATCCTGCTGACCGCCCTGTTCGTCATCAACGTGCCGCTGGCCCTCGTGACGGCCTTCGTCGCAGCGGTCATCGTCGCCGTCAGCCTCGCCTTCCGGCGCGCTGCCCGCAGCGCCTCGCTGCGCCAGCAGGAGGCCCTGGCCGAGGTCAACGGATATGTGCAGGAGACGCTGCGGGGCATCGCCGTGGCGCGCAACCACAGCCACCAGCAGTCCGCGCAGACCGGCCTCGACGAGGTCAACCACCGGTGGTTCAAGGCCAGCGTCCGGCTGAACCGCCTGTTCAGCGGCATCTTCCCGCTGCTGATCTCCCTCACGGGACTCGGCACGGTCGCGGTGGTCCTGGTGGGCGGACACGGCGTCGACTCGGGCTCGGTGTCGGCGGGCGAGTGGGTGCTGTTCCTGGAGGCCCTGGCCCTGTTCTGGTCGCCGCTCACCAGCATCGCGTCCTTCTGGAGTCAGCTCCAGCAGGGTCTGGCCGCGGGCGAGCGGGTCTTCGCCCTCGTCGACCGCGAGTCGACGGTGCGCCAGCTCGACCGGGTGCCGGTACCGCGCCTGCGCGGCGAGATCACCCTGCGCGACGTCCACTTCGGCTACGACGACGAACACCCCGTGCTCAACGGCGTGAGCCTCGACATCCCCGCGGGCCGCACCGTGGCACTGGTCGGCCACACCGGCGCCGGAAAGTCGAGCGTGGTCCGGCTGATCATGCGCGCGTACGAATTCCAGAAGGGGAGCATCGAGGTCGACGGCCTCGACGTGCGCAGCCTGGACCTGGACCAGTACCGGCGCTGCCTCGGCGTGGTGACACAGACGCCGTTCCTCTTCTCCGGGACGGTCGCCGACAACATCGCCCGCGGCCGGCCGGGCGCCGGACGCGACGAGATCGAGGCCGCGGCGCGCGCGGTGGCGGGCGGTGACTGGCTGGAGCAGCTCGCACAGGGCCTGGACACACCCACCGACGAGGGCGGCCGGAATCTGTCGACCGGCCAGCGCCAGATCGTCGCGCTCGCCCGCGTCTTCCTCCAGGACGCCCCCGTACTGATCCTCGACGAAGCCACCGCCAGCATCGACCCGCTGACGGAGGCCCAGATCCAGGAGGGCCTTGAGGCACTCGCGGCGGACCGCACGACGATCGTCGTCGCGCACCGCCTGCCCACGGTCCGCAAGGCGGACACGATCGTCGTCGTCGACGAGGGCCGCATCATCGAGGAGGGCGATCACGCCACGCTGCTGGCCCGTGGCGGGGCGTACCGGCGCCTCTACGACCGCTACTTCCGCCACCAGCGCCCCGATGAGGACCCCGCCGA
This window encodes:
- a CDS encoding helix-turn-helix transcriptional regulator translates to MVTTLVRNGFLQLGLRAALSTAPLVRDVRHCGDWGEVEETLRNNQVDVLFLHEKDYSPDRGVLVDARRHRPKILLLLTTTEVPEEILAGPSVPDGFLVENELTATAVEDALQGIVAGEVPMPTSVTRALLRRVREPEQQRRRRVGNLTGRENEVLPLLAEGLSNKQIARRLGISSHGVKRIVASLLLKLGAPNRTAAVVTAIQNGLIT
- a CDS encoding ABC transporter ATP-binding protein, coding for MTAETMAGATAADDTDDDADRRSVPRWLLAQMRPFRPYIALFLLGSLAWQSLTAAIPLVTGLAFDAVLDQDDGSPDFGTFHAIAAGLFALVVVRALGGIMSTYSLESFASGLERNARAQVFASLLRKSQGYFNRRRVGDLSARATGDAESLNLMVSPGFDLAVDLALNILMPIVFIALVDPRLLVSPVVFVLLFAVALAEHGRRLEPVSDTARERFGDMTAQASESIAGIEVVGSTGGADQERARFTDLARAYRDASVRQIRTQALALSPLLLTLATVGALVHSVILLRDDSLSIGELVAVLGLMGTLRAPTQLASFSLGLIYLGMAGAQRIKEVVDDPEGEDERGGRHTGPVVGEVAMENVTFGYEPGKPVLRDVSFRVAPGTTVAIVGATGSGKSTLLHLLNRTYIPDEGRVLVDGVPTTDWDIGALRSRTSVIEQDVMLFSRSIAENLSLGSDNGTDRSRMEDAARIAQAHDFITAAENGYDTVIGERGVTLSGGQRQRLAIARALIADPRILAVDDATSAVDSATEYEVQRAMRQASDGRTTFLVTPRLSRIRAADHILVLDAGRIVDQGSHEQLLRDCSLYRRIFAPYLSTPAPGGPDSAGAKEESH
- a CDS encoding ABC transporter ATP-binding protein, encoding MAHLLEGIDPDDYDRRYGDRELARRIAPYFRGKGRAVVFVTLAVIIAATAGSAVPLLLARTVDSALKDDGDGRLAWLVAAMLVAGIAAWLLNLLQERAAGTMAGDVVLKLRERAFAAAMRQDMAFHDAHPTGVVVSRVTNDTQAFATLITLMLSLLGQVLMIVILLTALFVINVPLALVTAFVAAVIVAVSLAFRRAARSASLRQQEALAEVNGYVQETLRGIAVARNHSHQQSAQTGLDEVNHRWFKASVRLNRLFSGIFPLLISLTGLGTVAVVLVGGHGVDSGSVSAGEWVLFLEALALFWSPLTSIASFWSQLQQGLAAGERVFALVDRESTVRQLDRVPVPRLRGEITLRDVHFGYDDEHPVLNGVSLDIPAGRTVALVGHTGAGKSSVVRLIMRAYEFQKGSIEVDGLDVRSLDLDQYRRCLGVVTQTPFLFSGTVADNIARGRPGAGRDEIEAAARAVAGGDWLEQLAQGLDTPTDEGGRNLSTGQRQIVALARVFLQDAPVLILDEATASIDPLTEAQIQEGLEALAADRTTIVVAHRLPTVRKADTIVVVDEGRIIEEGDHATLLARGGAYRRLYDRYFRHQRPDEDPAEPVEPRPVALTPFAGAVASANGHADQDGEESVVDGHRV